A part of Neovison vison isolate M4711 chromosome 8, ASM_NN_V1, whole genome shotgun sequence genomic DNA contains:
- the IL1RN gene encoding interleukin-1 receptor antagonist protein isoform X1 codes for MDTCRYPLSYLISFLLFLFHSEIACHPSGKRPCRMQVFRIWDINQKTFYLRNNQLVAGYLQGSNTKLEEKLDVVPIEPHTVFLGIHGGKLCLSCVKSGDETRLQLEAVNITDLSKNKDQDKRFTFILSDSGPTTRFESAACPGWFLCTALEADRPVSFTNTPEEAMTVTKFYFQKD; via the exons ATGGACACCTGCAGGTATCCCCTCAGTTACCTgatctctttcctccttttcctgttCCATTCAGAGATAGCCTGCCATCCCTCGGGGAAGAGACCTTGCAGGATGCAAGTCTTCAG AATCTGGGATATTAACCAGAAGACCTTCTACCTGAGGAACAACCAGCTGGTCGCTGGGTACTTGCAAGGATCAAATACTAAGTTGGAAG aGAAGTTAGATGTGGTGCCCATTGAGCCTCATACCGTGTTCCTGGGGATCCATGGGGGGAAGCTGTGTCTGTCCTGTGTCAAGTCTGGCGATGAGACCAGGCTCCAGCTGGAG GCAGTGAACATCACCGACCTGAGTAAGAACAAGGATCAAGACAAGCGTTTCACCTTCATCCTCTCGGACAGCGGCCCCACCACCCGCTTCGAGTCGGCCGCCTGCCCTGGCTGGTTCCTCTGCACAGCACTTGAGGCCGACCGGCCCGTCAGCTTCACCAACACCCCCGAAGAGGCCATGACGGTCACCAAGTTCTACTTCCAGAAAGACTAG
- the IL1RN gene encoding interleukin-1 receptor antagonist protein isoform X3, giving the protein MAAKIACHPSGKRPCRMQVFRIWDINQKTFYLRNNQLVAGYLQGSNTKLEEKLDVVPIEPHTVFLGIHGGKLCLSCVKSGDETRLQLEAVNITDLSKNKDQDKRFTFILSDSGPTTRFESAACPGWFLCTALEADRPVSFTNTPEEAMTVTKFYFQKD; this is encoded by the exons ATGGCTGCAA AGATAGCCTGCCATCCCTCGGGGAAGAGACCTTGCAGGATGCAAGTCTTCAG AATCTGGGATATTAACCAGAAGACCTTCTACCTGAGGAACAACCAGCTGGTCGCTGGGTACTTGCAAGGATCAAATACTAAGTTGGAAG aGAAGTTAGATGTGGTGCCCATTGAGCCTCATACCGTGTTCCTGGGGATCCATGGGGGGAAGCTGTGTCTGTCCTGTGTCAAGTCTGGCGATGAGACCAGGCTCCAGCTGGAG GCAGTGAACATCACCGACCTGAGTAAGAACAAGGATCAAGACAAGCGTTTCACCTTCATCCTCTCGGACAGCGGCCCCACCACCCGCTTCGAGTCGGCCGCCTGCCCTGGCTGGTTCCTCTGCACAGCACTTGAGGCCGACCGGCCCGTCAGCTTCACCAACACCCCCGAAGAGGCCATGACGGTCACCAAGTTCTACTTCCAGAAAGACTAG
- the IL1RN gene encoding interleukin-1 receptor antagonist protein isoform X4, whose protein sequence is MDTCRIWDINQKTFYLRNNQLVAGYLQGSNTKLEEKLDVVPIEPHTVFLGIHGGKLCLSCVKSGDETRLQLEAVNITDLSKNKDQDKRFTFILSDSGPTTRFESAACPGWFLCTALEADRPVSFTNTPEEAMTVTKFYFQKD, encoded by the exons ATGGACACCTGCAG AATCTGGGATATTAACCAGAAGACCTTCTACCTGAGGAACAACCAGCTGGTCGCTGGGTACTTGCAAGGATCAAATACTAAGTTGGAAG aGAAGTTAGATGTGGTGCCCATTGAGCCTCATACCGTGTTCCTGGGGATCCATGGGGGGAAGCTGTGTCTGTCCTGTGTCAAGTCTGGCGATGAGACCAGGCTCCAGCTGGAG GCAGTGAACATCACCGACCTGAGTAAGAACAAGGATCAAGACAAGCGTTTCACCTTCATCCTCTCGGACAGCGGCCCCACCACCCGCTTCGAGTCGGCCGCCTGCCCTGGCTGGTTCCTCTGCACAGCACTTGAGGCCGACCGGCCCGTCAGCTTCACCAACACCCCCGAAGAGGCCATGACGGTCACCAAGTTCTACTTCCAGAAAGACTAG
- the IL1RN gene encoding interleukin-1 receptor antagonist protein isoform X2, which translates to MRAFPFLRVGQGGLEIACHPSGKRPCRMQVFRIWDINQKTFYLRNNQLVAGYLQGSNTKLEEKLDVVPIEPHTVFLGIHGGKLCLSCVKSGDETRLQLEAVNITDLSKNKDQDKRFTFILSDSGPTTRFESAACPGWFLCTALEADRPVSFTNTPEEAMTVTKFYFQKD; encoded by the exons ATGAGGGCATTTCCGTTTCTCAGAGTAGGACAGGGCGGCTTGG AGATAGCCTGCCATCCCTCGGGGAAGAGACCTTGCAGGATGCAAGTCTTCAG AATCTGGGATATTAACCAGAAGACCTTCTACCTGAGGAACAACCAGCTGGTCGCTGGGTACTTGCAAGGATCAAATACTAAGTTGGAAG aGAAGTTAGATGTGGTGCCCATTGAGCCTCATACCGTGTTCCTGGGGATCCATGGGGGGAAGCTGTGTCTGTCCTGTGTCAAGTCTGGCGATGAGACCAGGCTCCAGCTGGAG GCAGTGAACATCACCGACCTGAGTAAGAACAAGGATCAAGACAAGCGTTTCACCTTCATCCTCTCGGACAGCGGCCCCACCACCCGCTTCGAGTCGGCCGCCTGCCCTGGCTGGTTCCTCTGCACAGCACTTGAGGCCGACCGGCCCGTCAGCTTCACCAACACCCCCGAAGAGGCCATGACGGTCACCAAGTTCTACTTCCAGAAAGACTAG